One Periophthalmus magnuspinnatus isolate fPerMag1 chromosome 8, fPerMag1.2.pri, whole genome shotgun sequence genomic window carries:
- the alg1 gene encoding chitobiosyldiphosphodolichol beta-mannosyltransferase codes for MAPGSSALCSSAALCSGFVLLAACFLSFSPLSPGLTGPAGLTGATGCVAAVAAVAAVGGLLVLFLRRGDVRTSRRACVLVLGDIGRSPRMQYHALSLSRRGFDVTFVGFLESKPHPDLLHQENIKIRAVSDVRGIRVGPKLLTYVSKVVAQSFELLFVLVSMDLQSFILMQNPPGLPAIAVAWFVGLIRGSQFIIDWHNYGYSIMALTLGETHPIVQVAKWYEHVFGRLASHNLCVTNAMREDLQTNWGIRALTLYDRPASVFRETPVRQRHRLFMKLGETHVAFRHSPSAGETKDVEQTPFTVYDLNKESVDLKPKRPALLISSTSWTEDEDFSVLLKALEEYEAMVQRGASLPPLVCVITGKGPQKQFYRSVIDSLCLQHVQICTPWLEAEDYPVLLGCADLGVCLHVSSSGLDLPMKVVDMFGCCLPVCAVHFNCLHELVKHDVNGLIFKDSHELAEQLQSLLLDFPPAQEGKLASFRTNLRLNRGPNWDDYWDQNVLPLIQQH; via the exons atggcgcCTGGCTCTTCCgcgctctgctcctccgccgCGCTCTGCTCCGGCTTCGTGCTCCTCGCCGCCTGTTTCCTCTCGTTTTCTCCTCTTTCGCCGGGCCTGACCGGGCCCGCAGGCCTGACCGGGGCGACGGGGTGTGTGGCGGCTGTGGCGGCTGTGGCGGCTGTGGGCGGTTTGTTGGTGCTGTTTCTGCGGCGGGGAGACGTCAGGACCTCCCGCCGCGCATGCGTGCTGGTGCTGGGAGACATCGGTCGCAGTCCCCGGATGCAGTACCACGCGCTGTCTTTGAGCAGACGCGGTTTTGACGTCACTTTTGTGGGTTTTTTAG AGTCTAAACCTCACCCCGACCTGCTGCACCAAGAAAACATCAAGATCAGGGCTGTGTCTGACGTCCGTGGAATCAGAG TTGGACCCAAACTCTTGACATACGTGAGTAAAGTTGTGGCTCAGAGCTTTGAGCTGCTGTTtgttctcgtctccatggatctACAGAGTTTCATCCTAATGCAG AATCCTCCTGGTTTACCAGCCATTGCCGTGGCCTGGTTTGTCGGTTTGATTCGTGGCTCTCAGTTCATCATCGATTGGCACAACTACGGCTACAGCATCATGGCCCTGACCCTTGGAGAGACGCACCCCATAGTACAGGTCGCCAAGTG GTATGAACATGTGTTTGGGCGTTTGGCATCTCATAATCTCTGTGTGACCAACGCCATGAGGGAAGATCTGCAGACGAACTGGGGCATCAG AGCCCTGACGTTGTATGATCGTCCAGCCTCAGTGTTCAGAGAAACCCCAGTGAGACAAAGGCACCGGCTCTTTATGAAACTTGGCGAGACGCACGTAGCCTTCAGACACTCGCC atctgCAGGTGAGACCAAAGACGTGGAGCAGACGCCGTTTACAGTTTATGATTTAAACAAAGAAAGTGTGGATTTAAAACCGAAGAGACCCGCCCTCCTCATCAGCAGCACGAGCTGGACAG aGGATGAGGACTTCTCCGTTCTGCTGAAGGCTCTTGAAG AGTACGAGGCTATGGTCCAACGAGGAGCGTCTTTACCACCTTTAGTTTGTGTCATCACAG GTAAAGGACCTCAGAAGCAGTTTTATCGTTCTGTCATCGACTCTCTGTGTCTGCAGCACGTTCAGATCTGCACGCCATGGCTCGAGGCGGAGGACTACCCTGTGCTACTGG GCTGTGCAGACCTGGGGGTGTGTCTCCATGTCTCTTCATCTGGTCTGGATCTGCCCATGAAAGTGGTGGACATGTTTGGCTGCTGTTTACCTGTTTGTGCTGTTCACTTTAACTG TCTGCATGAGCTGGTGAAACACGATGTAAATGGCCTGATCTTTAAAGACTCTCATGAACTGGCTGAGCAGCTGCAG TCTCTGCTGTTGGACTTCCCCCCGGCACAGGAGGGAAAACTGGCCTCGTTCAGGACCAACCTCCGACTGAACCGAGGCCCGAACTGGGACGACTACTGGGACCAGAATGTGCTTCCCCTGATCCAACAACACTGA
- the eef2kmt gene encoding protein-lysine N-methyltransferase EEF2KMT — MTTNASDPGKNDIFKIFRDRFFSMGRIASYPWAFVEKELISSNSTEVISQILNQTCCHPLCSDFPPSAQYRRLFLSELIKQEQEASHCDPSDRLYDALAQVIGAAETSHCYKSYFLPGGGAVTLQENVAVISEGTTGLVTWEAALHLAEWALENQQYFTNRSVLELGSGAGFTGITICCSLAPSSFIFSDCHPKVLHKLSENIALNQLDPQVVQVEELDWSCVTEEQLRAVGADTVMAADVVYDPVVVEMLVSLLCRIFAISSPDVFICSTVRNTDTYRGFVQRLEHVGILHEVLSGPVRRIFPYNRESQIEIIKLYKK, encoded by the exons atgacaacaaacgCTTCAGATCCCGGTAAAAACGACATTTTCAAGATATTTCGGGACCGTTTCTTCTCCATGGGCCGTATAGCGTCTTATCCTTGGGCC TTTGTAGAAAAGGAACTCATCAGCAGTAACTCCACAGAAGTGATTTCACAAATACTGAATCAG aCGTGTTGTCATCCGTTGTGCTCAGACTTCCCGCCCTCGGCCCAATACAGGAGACTCTTCCTCTCTGAGCTCATCAAACAG GAGCAGGAGGCTTCACACTGTGACCCCTCAGACCGACTCTACGACGCTCTGGCTCAGGTCATTGGTGCCGCGGAGACGTCGCACTGCTACAAGTCTTACTTCCTG CCAGGTGGGGGTGCTGTGACGCTGCAGGAGAACGTTGCTGTGATTTCGGAGGGCACCACGGGGCTAGTCACATGGGAGGCGGCGCTGCACCTGGCAGAATGGGCTCTGGAAAACCAACAGTATTTCACCAACAG gtCCGTTTTGGAGCTGGGCAGTGGAGCCGGCTTCACCGGGATCACCATCTGCTGCTCTTTGGCTCCCTCTAGCTTCATCTTCAGTGATTGTCACCCAAAGGTGCTTCACAAACTCAGTGAGAACATCGCTCTAAACCAACTGGACCCACAG GTGGTGCAGGTGGAGGAGTTGGACTGGTCGTgtgtgacagaggagcagctcagagCCGTCGGAGCAGACACGGTGATGGCGGCAG ATGTGGTGTATGACCCGGTCGTCGTGGAAATGCTGGTGTCACTTCTCTGTCGGATCTTCGCTATTTCGAGTCCCGACGTTTTCATCTGCTCCACCGTTAGGAACACAGACACCTACAGAGGCTTTGTGCAGAGGCTGG AACACGTCGGGATCCTTCATGAGGTTTTGTCTGGACCTGTCAGAAGAATATTTCCCTACAACAGAGAATctcaaatagaaataatcaaactgtataaaaaataa